From a region of the Agrobacterium tumefaciens genome:
- a CDS encoding NADH-quinone oxidoreductase subunit J → MGLHAIFFYIFAFVAVASAFLVIASKNPVHSVLFLILTFFNAAALFLLTGAEFLGMILLVVYVGAVAVLFLFVVMMLDVDFAELRSGVLQYAPVGALIGLILAAELIVVIGGSMLSPQAAKSITMPIPPVTERTNTAALGDVLYTNYVYFFQLAGLVLLVAMIGAIVLTLRHRTDIKRQDISTQVGRDPKTAVTTVKVKPGQGI, encoded by the coding sequence ATGGGTCTGCACGCTATATTCTTTTACATATTCGCTTTCGTCGCGGTGGCGTCGGCGTTTCTGGTCATCGCATCGAAGAACCCGGTTCACTCGGTTCTCTTCCTGATCCTGACCTTCTTCAACGCGGCTGCGCTGTTCCTGCTGACGGGAGCCGAGTTCCTCGGCATGATCCTGCTGGTTGTTTATGTCGGCGCCGTGGCGGTGCTCTTCCTCTTCGTCGTCATGATGCTGGATGTCGATTTCGCCGAACTTCGCTCGGGCGTGCTGCAATATGCGCCTGTTGGTGCCTTGATCGGTCTTATCCTCGCGGCAGAGCTGATCGTCGTCATCGGCGGCAGCATGTTGTCGCCGCAGGCGGCCAAGTCGATCACCATGCCGATCCCGCCTGTCACTGAGCGCACCAACACGGCAGCTCTCGGCGACGTTCTCTATACAAACTACGTCTACTTCTTCCAGCTCGCGGGTCTCGTGCTGCTGGTCGCCATGATCGGCGCGATCGTACTGACGCTGCGTCACCGCACCGACATCAAGCGGCAGGACATCTCCACCCAGGTCGGACGTGACCCCAAGACCGCCGTTACGACGGTCAAGGTCAAGCCGGGCCAGGGTATCTGA
- the nuoK gene encoding NADH-quinone oxidoreductase subunit NuoK — protein sequence MEIGLSHYLTVSAILFTIGVFGIFLNRKNVIVILMSIELILLAVNLNMVAFSSFLNDIVGQVFALFILTVAAAEAAIGLAILVVFYRNRGSIAVEDVNMMKG from the coding sequence ATGGAAATCGGTCTTTCCCACTACCTGACGGTCAGCGCGATCCTCTTCACGATCGGCGTCTTCGGTATCTTCCTCAACCGGAAGAACGTCATCGTCATCCTCATGTCGATCGAACTCATCCTGCTTGCGGTCAACCTCAACATGGTGGCGTTCTCGTCCTTCCTGAACGACATCGTCGGCCAGGTCTTTGCGTTGTTCATCCTGACCGTCGCTGCTGCCGAAGCGGCCATCGGTCTTGCAATACTCGTTGTCTTCTACCGCAACCGTGGATCGATCGCGGTGGAAGACGTCAATATGATGAAGGGCTGA
- the nuoI gene encoding NADH-quinone oxidoreductase subunit NuoI, whose amino-acid sequence MASLSQAVNSLFLKEFVGAIFLTMRHFFKQKATVNYPFEKGPVSPRFRGEHALRRYPNGEERCIACKLCEAICPAQAITIEAGPRRNDGTRRTVRYDIDMVKCIYCGFCQEACPVDAIVEGPNFEFATETREELYFDKQKLLDNGDRWEREIARNLALDAPYR is encoded by the coding sequence ATGGCAAGCCTTTCCCAAGCCGTCAATTCGCTGTTCCTCAAGGAATTCGTCGGCGCAATCTTCCTGACGATGCGTCACTTCTTCAAGCAGAAGGCGACGGTGAACTACCCGTTTGAAAAGGGTCCGGTTTCTCCGCGCTTCCGTGGCGAACACGCTCTGCGCCGTTATCCCAACGGTGAAGAACGCTGCATCGCCTGCAAGCTGTGTGAAGCGATCTGTCCTGCTCAGGCGATCACCATCGAAGCTGGTCCGCGCCGCAACGACGGTACCCGTCGTACCGTGCGCTACGACATCGACATGGTGAAATGCATCTATTGCGGTTTCTGCCAGGAAGCATGCCCGGTTGACGCGATCGTCGAAGGTCCGAACTTCGAGTTCGCAACCGAGACCCGCGAAGAGCTGTATTTCGACAAGCAGAAGCTTCTCGACAACGGCGACCGCTGGGAGCGTGAAATCGCGCGCAACCTCGCGCTGGATGCGCCTTATCGTTAA